Proteins encoded together in one Streptomyces umbrinus window:
- a CDS encoding YqgE/AlgH family protein, whose product MTEVSSLTGRLLVATPALADPNFDRAVVLLLDHDEEGSLGVVLNRPTPVDVSDILSGWADLAGEPGVVFQGGPVSLDSALGVAVIPGGASGERAPLGWRRVHGAIGLVDLEAPPELLASALGSLRIFAGYAGWGPGQLEDELVEGAWYVVESEPGDVSSPSPERLWREVLRRQRNELAMVATYPDDPSLN is encoded by the coding sequence ATGACCGAGGTGTCCTCGCTCACAGGGCGGCTGCTCGTGGCCACGCCCGCCCTGGCGGACCCCAACTTCGACCGCGCGGTGGTGCTGCTCCTCGACCACGACGAGGAGGGCTCCCTGGGTGTCGTCCTCAACCGCCCCACACCAGTGGATGTGAGCGACATCCTCTCGGGCTGGGCGGATCTCGCGGGCGAGCCCGGCGTGGTCTTCCAGGGCGGCCCGGTCTCGCTCGACTCCGCGCTCGGTGTGGCGGTGATACCGGGGGGCGCGTCGGGGGAGCGTGCTCCGCTGGGCTGGCGGCGGGTGCACGGGGCGATCGGGCTCGTGGACCTGGAGGCCCCGCCGGAACTGCTCGCCTCGGCCCTCGGTTCGCTCCGGATCTTCGCGGGATACGCGGGCTGGGGCCCCGGACAGCTGGAGGACGAGCTCGTCGAGGGCGCCTGGTACGTGGTGGAGTCGGAGCCCGGAGACGTCTCCTCGCCCTCTCCGGAACGGTTGTGGCGAGAGGTGCTGCGCCGCCAGCGCAACGAGCTGGCGATGGTGGCCACGTACCCGGACGACCCTTCGCTCAACTGA
- a CDS encoding HelD family protein yields MAAQVQQETAFDPVGDSVRDREIGVEQEHLDRVYQRLEEKIHEAEFLMNDAAQRGQVGTPGALAERDAQVFRAGIHLNRLNNEFEDFLFGRIDLLAGKDGKKGPDGAYTAVEPAEGAVRPDNTAEIAETLHIGRIGVLDSDYSPLVIDWRAPAAAPFYRSTPVDPGRVVRRRVIRSKGRRVLGVEDDLMRPELKASLSGRELPVIGDGALMAALGQARSHTMRDIVASIQAEQDLVIRAPAASVTYVEGGPGTGKTAVALHRAAYLLYQDRRRYAGGILIVSPTPLLVAYTEGVLPSLGEEGQVAIRAVGSLVDGAEATLYDSPAVARAKGSYRMLKVLRKAARGALEAPGEPGRAPARGRRNGQAGHNGHNGQNGQLSFGDPDDDFADSDDEPQASSATPDRLRVVAFGRRLELEAPELDRIRQNALSGTAPVNLLRPRARKLLLDALWARSGAGTRHTDAELAAELRSSFDEDVSSEDSFIEFVDVWWPELAPSAVLEAMADEKRLGRWARRILNPGEVRRVARSLKRDGLSVHDVAMLDELQAILGTPARPRRKRDLDPLDQLTGLEELMPVREETQRERAERLAQERTEYAHVIVDEAQDLTPMQWRMIGRRGRHATWTVVGDPAQSSWSDPDEAAEARDEALGTRPRRRFELTVNYRNPAEIAELAAKVLALAMPGSTSPSAVRSTGVRPRFTAVRDSLAKTVREEAARLLDQVDGTVGVVVAMNRRAEAARWLAGLGDRVVALGSLEAKGLEYDATVVVSPAEIADESPAGLRVLYVALTRATQQLTVVSADRDEPDADGVPDLLRD; encoded by the coding sequence GTGGCCGCTCAGGTTCAGCAGGAAACGGCGTTCGATCCGGTGGGCGACTCCGTGCGCGACCGCGAGATCGGCGTCGAACAGGAACACCTGGATCGGGTGTACCAGCGCCTCGAGGAAAAGATCCACGAGGCGGAGTTCCTGATGAACGACGCCGCCCAGCGCGGCCAGGTCGGTACACCCGGAGCACTCGCGGAGCGTGACGCGCAGGTGTTCCGGGCGGGGATCCACCTCAACCGCCTGAACAACGAGTTCGAGGACTTCCTCTTCGGAAGGATCGACCTCCTCGCCGGCAAGGACGGCAAGAAGGGCCCGGACGGCGCGTACACGGCCGTGGAACCCGCCGAGGGCGCGGTACGGCCCGACAACACCGCCGAGATCGCGGAGACCCTCCACATCGGCCGTATCGGCGTCCTGGACTCGGACTACTCGCCGCTGGTCATCGACTGGCGGGCCCCGGCGGCCGCGCCGTTCTACCGCTCCACACCGGTCGATCCCGGCCGGGTGGTACGCCGCCGGGTCATCCGCTCCAAGGGCCGCAGGGTCCTCGGGGTCGAGGACGACCTGATGCGCCCGGAGCTGAAAGCTTCCCTCTCCGGCCGCGAACTGCCGGTGATCGGCGACGGCGCGCTGATGGCCGCGCTCGGCCAGGCCCGCAGCCACACCATGCGGGACATCGTGGCCTCCATCCAGGCCGAGCAGGACCTGGTCATCCGGGCACCCGCCGCGTCCGTCACGTACGTGGAGGGCGGTCCTGGCACCGGCAAGACGGCGGTCGCCCTGCACCGGGCCGCCTACCTGCTCTACCAGGACCGCAGGCGGTACGCGGGCGGCATCCTGATCGTCTCGCCGACGCCCCTGCTGGTGGCGTACACCGAGGGTGTCCTGCCGTCCCTCGGAGAGGAGGGCCAGGTCGCCATCCGCGCGGTCGGCTCCCTGGTCGACGGCGCCGAGGCCACGCTGTACGACTCGCCGGCGGTGGCCCGGGCCAAGGGCTCGTACAGGATGCTCAAGGTGCTGCGGAAGGCGGCGCGGGGGGCGCTGGAGGCACCGGGCGAGCCCGGCCGGGCGCCCGCGCGGGGCAGGCGGAACGGACAGGCCGGCCACAACGGCCACAACGGTCAGAACGGCCAGCTCTCGTTCGGCGACCCCGACGACGACTTCGCCGACTCCGACGACGAACCGCAGGCGTCCTCCGCCACACCCGACCGCCTCCGAGTCGTCGCCTTCGGGCGCCGGCTGGAGCTGGAGGCGCCCGAGCTGGACCGGATCCGCCAGAACGCGCTCTCCGGGACCGCCCCCGTGAACCTGCTGCGCCCGCGCGCCCGCAAGCTGCTGCTCGACGCCCTCTGGGCGCGGTCCGGCGCCGGGACCCGGCACACGGACGCCGAGCTGGCGGCCGAGCTGCGCTCGTCGTTCGACGAGGACGTCAGCTCCGAGGACAGCTTCATCGAGTTCGTCGACGTCTGGTGGCCCGAACTGGCACCGAGTGCCGTTCTGGAGGCGATGGCCGACGAGAAACGGCTCGGACGCTGGGCGCGGCGGATCCTCAACCCCGGTGAGGTCCGGCGGGTCGCCCGCTCCCTCAAGCGGGACGGCCTCTCCGTGCACGACGTGGCCATGCTCGACGAACTCCAGGCCATCCTCGGCACCCCGGCCCGCCCCCGCAGGAAGCGCGACCTCGACCCGCTCGACCAGCTGACGGGCCTGGAGGAGCTCATGCCCGTACGCGAGGAGACGCAGCGCGAGCGGGCCGAGCGGCTGGCCCAGGAGCGCACGGAGTACGCGCACGTCATCGTCGACGAGGCGCAGGACCTCACGCCCATGCAGTGGCGCATGATCGGCCGCCGCGGCAGGCACGCCACGTGGACGGTGGTCGGCGACCCCGCCCAGTCCTCGTGGTCGGACCCGGACGAGGCCGCCGAGGCCCGTGACGAGGCCCTCGGCACGCGCCCGCGCCGCCGTTTCGAGCTCACCGTGAACTACCGCAACCCGGCCGAGATCGCCGAGCTCGCCGCCAAGGTCCTGGCCCTGGCCATGCCCGGCTCCACCTCCCCGTCCGCGGTGCGCTCCACAGGCGTACGGCCGCGCTTCACCGCCGTACGGGACTCCCTGGCCAAGACCGTGCGGGAGGAGGCCGCGCGGCTGCTCGACCAGGTCGACGGCACGGTCGGTGTCGTCGTCGCCATGAACCGCCGCGCCGAGGCCGCGCGCTGGCTCGCCGGGCTCGGCGACCGCGTGGTGGCGCTCGGCAGCCTGGAGGCGAAGGGACTGGAGTACGACGCCACGGTGGTCGTCTCCCCGGCGGAGATCGCCGACGAGTCGCCGGCCGGACTGCGCGTGCTGTACGTGGCGCTGACCCGGGCCACCCAGCAGCTCACCGTCGTCTCGGCCGACCGCGACGAACCGGACGCGGACGGGGTGCCGGACCTGCTGCGGGACTGA
- a CDS encoding HU family DNA-binding protein: MNRSELVAALADRAEVTRKDADAVLAAFAETVGEIVAKGDEKVTIPGFLTFERTHRAARTARNPQTGDPIQIPAGYSVKVSAGSKLKEAAKGK; encoded by the coding sequence ATGAACCGCAGTGAGCTGGTGGCCGCGCTGGCCGACCGTGCCGAGGTGACCCGCAAGGACGCCGACGCCGTTCTGGCCGCCTTTGCCGAGACCGTCGGTGAGATCGTCGCCAAGGGCGACGAGAAGGTCACCATCCCCGGCTTCCTGACCTTCGAGCGCACCCACCGTGCCGCTCGCACCGCGCGGAACCCGCAGACCGGCGACCCGATCCAGATCCCCGCCGGCTACAGCGTCAAGGTCTCCGCCGGCAGCAAGCTCAAGGAAGCCGCCAAGGGCAAGTGA
- the murA gene encoding UDP-N-acetylglucosamine 1-carboxyvinyltransferase: MTVNGSDDVLLVHGGTPLEGEIRVRGAKNLVPKAMVAALLGSAPSRLRNVPDIRDVRVVRGLLQLHGVTVRPGEEPGELVMDPSHVESANVADIDAHAGSSRIPILLCGPLLHRLGHAFIPGLGGCDIGGRPIDFHFEVLRQFGATIEKRADGQYLEAPQRLRGTKITLPYPSVGATEQVLLTAVLAEGVTELSNAAVEPEIEDLICVLQKMGAIIAMDTDRTIRVTGVDKLGGYTHAALPDRLEAASWASAALATEGNIYVRGAQQRSMMTFLNTYRKVGGAFEIDDEGIRFWHPGGQLKSIALETDVHPGFQTDWQQPLVVALTQATGLSIVHETVYESRLGFTSALNQMGAHIQLYRECLGGSHCRFGQRNFLHSAVVSGPTKLQGADLVIPDLRGGFSYLIAALAAQGTSRVHGIDLINRGYENFMEKLVELGAKVELPGKALG; encoded by the coding sequence ATGACCGTCAACGGCTCAGACGACGTACTCCTTGTCCACGGCGGAACCCCGCTGGAGGGCGAGATCCGTGTCCGCGGTGCGAAGAACCTCGTACCGAAGGCCATGGTCGCCGCGCTGCTCGGTAGTGCTCCGAGCCGACTGCGCAACGTCCCCGACATCCGTGACGTGCGGGTCGTACGCGGGCTGCTGCAGCTGCACGGTGTGACGGTCCGTCCGGGCGAGGAGCCGGGCGAGCTCGTCATGGACCCGTCGCACGTGGAGAGCGCGAACGTCGCGGACATCGACGCGCACGCGGGCTCGTCGCGTATCCCGATCCTCCTCTGCGGTCCCCTCCTGCACCGCCTCGGGCACGCGTTCATCCCTGGCCTGGGGGGCTGCGACATCGGCGGCCGGCCGATCGACTTCCACTTCGAGGTGCTGCGCCAGTTCGGCGCGACGATCGAGAAGCGCGCGGACGGCCAGTACCTGGAGGCTCCGCAGCGACTGCGCGGCACGAAGATCACGCTGCCGTACCCGTCCGTGGGCGCGACCGAGCAGGTGCTGCTGACGGCCGTCCTCGCGGAGGGCGTGACGGAGCTGTCGAACGCGGCCGTGGAGCCGGAGATCGAGGACCTGATCTGCGTTCTGCAGAAAATGGGCGCGATCATCGCGATGGACACCGACCGCACCATCCGTGTCACGGGTGTCGACAAGCTCGGCGGCTACACCCACGCGGCCCTTCCAGACCGCCTGGAGGCCGCCTCGTGGGCTTCCGCGGCCCTGGCGACCGAAGGCAACATCTACGTCCGCGGCGCCCAGCAGCGCTCGATGATGACATTCCTGAACACCTACCGGAAGGTGGGCGGCGCCTTCGAGATCGACGACGAGGGCATCCGCTTCTGGCACCCCGGCGGCCAGCTGAAGTCCATCGCGCTGGAGACGGACGTCCACCCGGGCTTCCAGACGGACTGGCAGCAGCCGCTCGTCGTCGCCCTCACGCAGGCGACCGGCCTCTCCATCGTCCACGAGACGGTGTACGAGTCCCGTCTCGGCTTCACCTCCGCGCTCAACCAGATGGGCGCACACATCCAGCTCTACCGCGAGTGCCTCGGCGGCTCCCACTGCCGCTTCGGCCAGCGCAACTTCCTCCACTCGGCGGTCGTGTCGGGCCCCACGAAGCTCCAGGGCGCCGATCTGGTCATCCCCGACCTCCGCGGCGGCTTCTCGTACCTCATCGCCGCGCTGGCCGCCCAGGGCACGTCCCGCGTCCACGGCATCGACCTGATCAACCGCGGCTACGAGAACTTCATGGAGAAGCTCGTGGAACTGGGCGCGAAGGTGGAACTGCCGGGCAAGGCGCTCGGCTGA
- a CDS encoding carbohydrate ABC transporter permease yields the protein MTNRPLPGSAPPPGPSAEPPSREGGPDRARPGATALPAARRGAGSGPAKGASPAPVRTAARPGRRGGGGRKSPLARGGWTPWLYLAPALVVIGGLLVYPVYQLGLISFLEYTQAQVSGGEPATFQGFGNYATLFGDAQFWQVLLATVLFAGACVVSTLGVGCALAVLLTRVRAVPRLALMLAALGAWATPAVTGSTVWLLLFDPDFGPVNRILGLGDHSWTYGRYSAFALVLLEVVWCSFPFVMVTVYAGIRAVPAEVLEAASLDGASQWRIWRSVLAPMLRPILVVVTIQSVIWDFKVFTQIYVMTGGGGIAGQNLVLNVYAYQKAFASSQYSLGSAIGVVMLLILLAVTLVYLRLIRRQGEEL from the coding sequence ATGACGAACCGTCCGCTGCCGGGCTCCGCCCCGCCGCCGGGCCCGTCCGCGGAACCGCCCTCGCGCGAGGGCGGGCCGGACAGGGCGCGGCCCGGGGCCACGGCCCTGCCCGCGGCCCGTCGGGGCGCGGGGTCCGGTCCGGCCAAGGGTGCGTCGCCCGCACCCGTCCGCACGGCGGCCCGCCCGGGCCGCCGTGGCGGCGGGGGCCGCAAGTCCCCGCTCGCGCGGGGCGGATGGACGCCCTGGCTCTACCTCGCCCCCGCGCTCGTCGTCATCGGCGGGCTGCTCGTCTACCCCGTCTACCAGCTCGGGCTGATCTCGTTCCTGGAGTACACGCAGGCACAGGTCAGCGGCGGGGAGCCGGCCACCTTCCAGGGCTTCGGCAACTACGCGACCCTCTTCGGGGACGCGCAGTTCTGGCAGGTCCTGTTGGCCACCGTGCTGTTCGCCGGCGCGTGTGTGGTGTCGACGCTGGGGGTGGGCTGTGCGCTCGCCGTCCTCCTGACACGTGTCCGTGCCGTGCCGCGGCTCGCGCTGATGCTGGCCGCGCTCGGCGCCTGGGCGACCCCCGCGGTGACCGGGTCGACGGTGTGGCTGCTCCTCTTCGACCCCGACTTCGGTCCCGTCAACCGGATCCTCGGGCTCGGCGACCACTCCTGGACGTACGGCCGTTACAGCGCCTTCGCCCTCGTCCTGCTCGAAGTGGTCTGGTGCTCCTTCCCGTTCGTGATGGTCACGGTGTACGCCGGCATCCGCGCCGTACCGGCCGAGGTCCTGGAGGCCGCGTCCCTGGACGGCGCCTCCCAGTGGCGGATCTGGCGCTCGGTGCTCGCCCCGATGCTCCGGCCGATCCTCGTGGTCGTCACCATCCAGTCGGTCATCTGGGACTTCAAGGTCTTCACGCAGATCTACGTCATGACGGGCGGCGGCGGCATCGCCGGCCAGAACCTCGTACTGAACGTGTACGCCTACCAGAAGGCCTTCGCGTCCTCCCAGTACAGCCTCGGCTCAGCGATCGGAGTGGTGATGCTGCTGATTCTGCTCGCCGTCACGCTCGTATATCTGAGGCTGATCAGAAGGCAGGGGGAGGAGCTGTGA
- a CDS encoding sigma-70 family RNA polymerase sigma factor, translated as MSQPSEPDEELMRALYREHAGPLLAYVLRLVAGDRQRAEDVVQETLIRAWKNAGQLNRATGSVRPWLVTVARRIVIDGHRSRQARPQEVDPSPLEVIPAEDEIDKALWLMTLSDALDDLTPAHREVLVETYFKGRTVNEAAETLGIPSGTVRSRVFYALRSMKLALEERGVTA; from the coding sequence ATGTCCCAGCCCTCGGAGCCGGACGAGGAGCTGATGCGTGCGCTCTACCGTGAACACGCCGGGCCTCTGCTCGCCTATGTGCTGCGGCTGGTCGCCGGGGACCGGCAGCGCGCGGAGGACGTCGTACAGGAGACGCTCATCCGTGCCTGGAAGAACGCCGGGCAGCTCAACCGAGCTACCGGTTCGGTACGCCCCTGGCTGGTGACGGTCGCTCGGCGCATCGTCATCGACGGGCACCGCAGCCGGCAGGCCCGGCCGCAGGAGGTGGACCCGTCGCCGCTGGAGGTCATTCCCGCGGAGGACGAGATCGACAAGGCGTTGTGGCTGATGACACTCTCTGACGCGCTCGACGACCTGACCCCCGCCCACCGGGAGGTACTGGTCGAGACGTACTTCAAGGGGCGTACCGTAAACGAGGCCGCCGAAACCCTGGGGATACCCAGCGGCACGGTGCGCTCACGGGTGTTCTATGCCCTGCGTTCGATGAAGCTCGCACTGGAGGAGCGGGGGGTGACGGCATGA
- a CDS encoding NAD-dependent malic enzyme — translation MATAPSVSYSITVRLEVPASGTAVSQITTAVESHGGSVTGLDVTASGHEKLRIDVTIAATSTAHADEIVEQLRGIEDVTLGKVSDRTFLMHLGGKIEMQSKHPIRNRDDLSMIYTPGVARVCMAIAENPEDARRLTIKRNTVAVVTDGSAVLGLGNIGPMAAMPVMEGKAALFKRFADIDAWPLCLDTQDTDEIVAIVKAIAPGFAGINLEDISAPRCFEIEARLREALDIPVFHDDQHGTAIVVLAALTNALRVAGKAIGDIRVVMSGAGAAGTAILKLLLAAGVKHAVVADIHGVVHAGREDLVKAAADSPLRWIADNTNPEGVTGTLKEAVRGSDVFIGVSAPNVLDGDDVAAMAEGAIVFALANPDPEVDPAIARQTAAVVATGRSDFPNQINNVLVFPGVFRGLLDAQSRTVNTEMMLAAATALADVVTEDELNPNYIIPSVFNDKVAGAVAGAVRTAAKAAGATA, via the coding sequence ATGGCAACGGCGCCCAGCGTCTCCTACTCGATTACGGTCCGGTTGGAGGTGCCCGCGAGCGGAACCGCGGTCTCCCAGATCACCACCGCCGTGGAGTCCCACGGAGGCTCGGTGACGGGCCTCGACGTGACGGCCTCCGGCCACGAGAAGCTCCGGATCGACGTCACCATCGCGGCGACGTCCACCGCCCACGCCGACGAGATCGTCGAGCAGTTGCGCGGCATCGAGGACGTGACGCTCGGCAAGGTGTCCGACCGTACGTTCCTGATGCACCTCGGCGGCAAGATCGAGATGCAGTCCAAGCATCCGATCCGCAACCGTGACGACCTCTCGATGATCTACACCCCGGGCGTGGCCCGCGTGTGCATGGCGATCGCCGAGAACCCCGAGGACGCCCGCCGTCTGACCATCAAGCGCAACACCGTCGCGGTCGTGACGGACGGCTCGGCGGTGCTGGGCCTGGGCAACATCGGCCCGATGGCCGCCATGCCGGTCATGGAGGGCAAGGCGGCCCTCTTCAAGCGCTTCGCCGACATCGACGCCTGGCCGCTGTGCCTGGACACCCAGGACACGGACGAGATCGTCGCGATCGTCAAGGCGATCGCCCCGGGCTTCGCCGGCATCAACCTCGAGGACATCTCGGCCCCGCGCTGCTTCGAGATCGAGGCCCGTCTGCGTGAGGCCCTCGACATCCCCGTCTTCCACGACGACCAGCACGGCACGGCGATCGTCGTGCTCGCGGCCCTGACGAACGCGCTGCGCGTGGCCGGCAAGGCGATCGGTGACATCCGGGTCGTCATGTCCGGCGCGGGCGCGGCCGGTACGGCCATTCTGAAGCTGCTGCTGGCCGCCGGCGTCAAGCACGCCGTCGTCGCCGACATCCACGGCGTGGTGCACGCGGGCCGTGAGGACCTGGTGAAGGCCGCCGCCGACTCGCCGCTGCGGTGGATCGCCGACAACACCAACCCCGAAGGGGTCACGGGGACGCTCAAGGAGGCCGTGCGCGGCTCGGACGTGTTCATCGGCGTCTCGGCCCCGAACGTGCTGGACGGCGACGACGTGGCCGCCATGGCCGAGGGTGCCATCGTGTTCGCGCTCGCGAACCCTGACCCCGAGGTCGACCCGGCGATCGCCCGTCAGACCGCGGCCGTCGTGGCCACCGGCCGCTCCGACTTCCCGAACCAGATCAACAACGTGCTGGTCTTCCCGGGTGTCTTCCGCGGTCTGCTGGACGCGCAGTCCCGCACGGTCAACACGGAGATGATGCTTGCTGCCGCAACCGCTCTGGCGGACGTGGTGACCGAGGACGAGCTCAACCCGAACTACATCATCCCCAGCGTCTTCAACGACAAGGTCGCGGGCGCCGTCGCGGGCGCGGTCCGCACCGCGGCGAAGGCGGCGGGCGCGACGGCCTGA
- a CDS encoding zf-HC2 domain-containing protein codes for MQSSQGQGDVHETVGAYALGILDDAEATAFEAHLATCEWCGQQLDELAGMEPMLAALADLPAAQGTPAIGESLAARPSPQLADRLVGEVVERRVRAKRSRRAFFGLAASLIIGGPIVAIAATGGDTTQEAKPLQSASPAKEAFTHMTDKVKATDPTTKVSAVVGMEGKAWGTHSVLELKNVKGPEKCSLIAVGKNGERETATTWAVPKWGYGIENAKTEQAKSPLYVHGGVAMNPEDIDHFEVMTFGGEKLVEVDV; via the coding sequence ATGCAAAGTTCGCAAGGGCAGGGCGATGTACACGAGACGGTCGGTGCGTACGCGCTCGGGATCCTCGACGACGCCGAAGCCACCGCCTTCGAGGCGCACCTCGCGACCTGCGAGTGGTGCGGCCAGCAGCTCGACGAACTTGCCGGCATGGAGCCGATGCTCGCCGCCCTGGCCGATCTGCCCGCCGCTCAGGGCACTCCGGCCATAGGTGAGTCGCTTGCCGCCCGGCCGAGCCCACAGCTCGCGGACCGGCTGGTCGGCGAGGTCGTGGAGCGTCGCGTCCGTGCCAAGAGAAGCCGGCGTGCCTTCTTCGGGCTCGCGGCCTCGCTGATCATCGGCGGCCCCATCGTCGCGATCGCGGCCACCGGCGGCGACACGACTCAGGAGGCCAAGCCCCTGCAGTCCGCCAGCCCGGCCAAGGAAGCCTTCACGCACATGACCGACAAGGTCAAGGCGACGGACCCGACCACCAAGGTCAGCGCCGTCGTGGGCATGGAGGGCAAGGCCTGGGGCACCCATTCGGTCCTGGAGCTGAAGAACGTCAAGGGGCCGGAGAAGTGCTCCCTCATCGCCGTCGGCAAGAACGGCGAGCGGGAGACGGCGACCACCTGGGCGGTCCCGAAGTGGGGCTACGGCATCGAGAACGCCAAGACCGAGCAGGCCAAGAGCCCGCTCTACGTGCACGGTGGCGTCGCCATGAATCCCGAGGACATCGACCACTTCGAGGTCATGACCTTCGGCGGCGAAAAGCTGGTCGAGGTCGACGTGTAG
- a CDS encoding carbohydrate ABC transporter permease, whose translation MKTQGFVRDFARRSVQRPWRLAAEASALLIAAVVAFPLYWMALSAFKPAGEIESTEPRPWTLDPTLDSFRRVFGQQEFGRYFLNSLIVAVTVVAVSALIAFLAATAVTRFRFRFRTTLLIMFLIAQMVPVEALTIPLFFQMRDFGQLNTLGALILPHIAFSLPFAIWMLRGFVKAVPEALEEAAYIDGASRTRFLWQILFPLVFPGLVATSVFSFISAWNDFLFAKSFIISDTSQSTLPMALLVFYKPDDPDWGGVMAASTVMTIPVLIFFVLVQRRLVSGLGGAVKD comes from the coding sequence GTGAAAACCCAAGGCTTTGTACGTGATTTCGCACGCCGTTCCGTACAGCGGCCGTGGCGGCTGGCCGCCGAGGCATCCGCACTGCTGATCGCGGCGGTCGTGGCATTCCCCCTCTACTGGATGGCACTCAGCGCCTTCAAGCCCGCCGGGGAGATCGAGTCGACCGAGCCGCGGCCCTGGACGCTGGACCCGACACTCGATTCCTTCCGACGCGTCTTCGGGCAGCAGGAATTCGGCCGGTACTTCCTCAACAGCCTCATCGTGGCGGTCACCGTGGTCGCCGTCTCGGCGCTCATCGCGTTTCTCGCGGCGACGGCCGTGACCCGATTCCGCTTCCGATTCCGCACCACCCTGCTCATCATGTTCCTGATCGCGCAGATGGTGCCCGTCGAGGCCCTGACGATCCCCCTCTTCTTCCAGATGCGGGACTTCGGGCAGCTCAACACGCTGGGCGCGCTGATCCTGCCGCACATCGCCTTCTCGCTGCCCTTCGCGATCTGGATGCTGCGCGGCTTCGTGAAGGCCGTCCCGGAGGCGCTGGAGGAGGCCGCCTACATCGACGGGGCGAGCCGGACGCGGTTCCTGTGGCAGATCCTTTTCCCGCTGGTCTTTCCCGGGCTCGTCGCCACCAGCGTGTTCTCGTTCATCTCCGCGTGGAACGACTTCCTCTTCGCCAAGTCCTTCATCATCAGCGACACTTCGCAGTCCACACTGCCGATGGCCCTCCTTGTCTTCTACAAGCCCGACGACCCCGACTGGGGCGGTGTGATGGCCGCGTCCACGGTGATGACCATTCCGGTACTGATCTTCTTCGTACTCGTACAGCGGCGGCTGGTCTCCGGACTGGGCGGCGCGGTGAAGGACTGA
- a CDS encoding DUF3039 domain-containing protein produces MSTLEPETQPQRGTGTGTLVEPTPQTSHGDGDHERFAHYVQKDKIMASALDGTPVVALCGKVWVPGRDPKKYPVCPMCKEIYESMGAGGDEGKGKGGGDK; encoded by the coding sequence ATGAGCACTCTTGAGCCTGAGACCCAGCCCCAGCGAGGCACTGGGACGGGGACCCTCGTAGAGCCGACGCCGCAGACGTCGCACGGCGACGGGGACCACGAGCGCTTCGCCCACTACGTCCAGAAGGACAAGATCATGGCGAGCGCGCTGGACGGCACGCCCGTCGTGGCGCTCTGCGGCAAGGTGTGGGTGCCGGGCCGTGACCCGAAGAAGTACCCCGTGTGCCCCATGTGCAAGGAGATCTACGAGTCCATGGGCGCCGGCGGCGACGAGGGCAAGGGCAAGGGCGGCGGCGACAAGTAG